In Centropristis striata isolate RG_2023a ecotype Rhode Island chromosome 8, C.striata_1.0, whole genome shotgun sequence, the genomic window TGGAAATAATGCAACACATGATAACGTCATATATCGTGTTGAGGGCCATGACATGTTTACAGGCAAAATATCTACAACAAGAGAAGAAAGTTCTTCCTGTGCGcaaagtttagaaaaaaatgcaattactTGTTGATTGTAATTTGACCCCAGAGAGATTTAACTCCCTATTAGACCTCTTAAAGTCTATCAACTGAATTCCAagacttaatatatttttcacatgaaaattcagtttttaaaatgtattttgggtAAATTACATTGTCATATTAAATCGgtagataaattaaaaattgagaTTCAATCAACAGGCTAAAAGGTCAATGTGGCTTCTACATAGAACCATATCATGGTTCATGTCTTCTTACCCTGAAGTGGTCCGTGATGCTGCAGATGGTGATAACTGCATCTCTGGCCAGAAGAAAGTCTTCAGTCACCTTTTCTCCGAGCGCCACGGAACAAAGAGTGTCCAGATTACTGAGGACGACCTCCCTCTCTGCCCTGTTGgaatcacacacacaaggggaaaaaattatatacaactcttttttttttttaaacaaacaggcGGAGGATATATTTCATATTCCTAAATGATCATGTGATTATGCAAAGTGAGGTAATAACATCTCTGACCTACATCACCCTTACCGCTGTGTGCTGGCCTTGCCAGTGCTAGGCTGCAGCCCAGATAATGCGTGTAGGAGGACGGGTTAGGAGAAGCACATAAGATTTAATAGGTTATGAATGCTGCCGGCTGGATGAAGAGAGGCAGCAGTGTGGGTGGACTGCAGATAGTCTCTCAACTCACTCGCTCACTCTTCCCTACAGCTGGCAGTCTTTGAGGTAGATTGAGGGGGaacactaaaaaaatatatctatattcagTGAAATGCACTGGCAAGGAGCCTAGTTATATGGTCGTGACTTCGATTACAATGAAGAGGAGCCGAGGCTGAGCTTGTATTCTGACTAATGAGAGGATTTGCTGAATGTCAAGTAGCTGTGGCAGGACCGAAATGCAAAAGGAAGCGCTTCTATGCAGTGAGGAATatcagcttcttctttttttttttttaaactataaacaaaattatttttttctgcctctgtCCATTTAACATGCAACATGAGGTTTTGTTCTGAGTGCAAATAATTTccccgtgttttttttttttccagatacaAACTACATTTCAGTACAGGTGTAAATTGGATTTTCTATTTGAACAAAAGGGGTGCAAATGTTTGGTTTTGCCATAAAAGTATCTCATCCTGTCAGCTGTCACTTCTTTCACTGAAGATTAGTAAAGGTAAATCAAAATCTAGGGCTGTACCTAAAgcacatgttttatttgatgttttttgtttgtttgttatataCATTTGAAGCTCCTATTAAGGTTTTTTAATAGAACTTTGAATGTTTGTCGTCACAGTTCATGACGTCAGTACCCTAAAAGAAAAATCCCAAAACAAAATCCTTAatttgaataaagtgatttatcgGAATATTCTTCTCTTTTAACCAACTTTCTTTAATCAATGTAAACTCGTCACTTCCGTCAACAAAAATACATGTcggctgtaggctaatccaatAAGGGcataaaataatgatgaaataatAATCGCACCCTTAGGCTTATAGCAACATGATCCTATGACGAATATGGCAATAAAATGGTGTTAGAGCTGAAATAGATTGTTATTGTGCATCAAATTTATTGTGCTGTCATATTTCTGCTAGACTGACCCATTAATACAGTGAGGTGCATACCTCTACTTTTGTGCACTAAGGGGGAGAGCAAACACTTTTTTGAACAcggagaaaatgtttttgaaaggcTAAATGCCACCAAATACAGACCGAAGCAGCTAATTTCTTTAGATAAAGACATGACtgatgaaaacatattttttcgaTAAATTTTGTCTTTCGGAAAAAACAGCCACTACTACACTAAAACGATAAATGTTAGTGTCGCCTCATTTATATGTTCAACTGTGCAGTTTGTTTAAACAGACTGGACatgggaaaaacaacaaaaagaagattgTGATTTATAATTCAAAAGTCAAGCAATGTTGTGAGCAAAGCAACCCTAATGTTAATAAAGATGTATACTGGATTCCCTTTTTAGAGTCAAAGTAGGGTGGCAAATCATCAAAATctcttttttccacattttaatttgcaacaaaaataaacaaaaatgacaaaatgaaacatATGCACAACTGTAAACTAAACCTGAGTTTACTCCatcctgctgtgtgttttttttttaacacaggtGCAATAGAGTAACACTGTCGCCTTAAGAAGTAATGTATTTTCACACCTGTAGCATTGAGCAAAAATTATTATGGGAATATAATTAGATTTTACAGCCAGCCACAGGTAAATGCAATTTACCACATCATGAGAAAGGACTGCTCAGTGTTGCAGAAACATCACGACTCAGGCTGAAATGTGCTTCACACCTCAACAGAGCTCCAGTTAAATCTGTTCTCACACCTCTCCCTCACCCATAACAAACAGGGCATGAGTATGCACAGCACAAACAAGCATGACAGCAACAGAAACTGTCTTATTACTTGCTGCAATAGGATTGATTAGTTATCTAGAAACTGACCAGAataccatgttgaatgatttagGGGCACACTACACCTGGGTGAGTTTTACATTCCCCTGGCTTAAACACAATACAAATACATGTATGCACTGTGACCACTTAATCCAACTACTGCTCATGACACTCTACACAGAGTAGGTGGGGCTGAGTCATTTTGGCCTGCTCCTTTAGAGCAGTGCcagtggcattttttttttaaagcaaaatgaGTGAAAACCTCTCATTTTGTAAACTTCTATGACTACTTTTCCTCGTGGCATAAGAGGTTGTTTTCAGCATTTGTCAGCATACTGAATGTAGTCTGTGTCTTACCGTGTAGCCATGCCCAGCAGTAACACTGCAGCACGCCTGTGTAGGCCAGAAGTTTCTCGTTTGCCAGTAAACCTCTCCCACAAGACCTGCACTACAGTGGACTGGAGATTGCTGCCACTGCTGAAGAACTCCTGCACCTAAAGAAAGCACCATATCTTTTATTACATGGTACATAAATCCAAAACACAGTAGTCATCAAATAAAGCAATCATACACTGGCTGGtacaacaaaaacagagttaCTCACTATTTCCTCAAGACACTGGATTGTGCCCAGAGATGCATCCACCATCAGCTCAGAGAGACTGTCAACAAGAGTGTGAGCCTTCATCCTAATAAAAGACAAGAGTGCTGTTTTAGGAAGACAATGGCTTGGTTTTCGAGCATCAcagtatttctctcttttttatcgatattttttgggcatttttatagctttattgatagagagatattcagagcaaaaggggagacagaggggaagacatgcaggaaaggcctccgagccggattcgaacccgggccgcccgctcacgcGGACTGAGCCTctatggtaagcgctctaccaggtgtgccaccggagACGCCCGCATCACAATATTTCTACCAACAATGTTGACTGCATAAAAATAATGTAACTTCAAGATAACCATTTCGTGGCATGTTCTGTTATATTTGCTTAATCAGCAAGCCAGACGACCTAACATTACAGTTATTCTCATAAGACTTCAGCAACTGAATCAATTAGAACAACAATCACatgtatattaaaataaatgtataatcatTTGAAATCACATTGAATTGTCGGTGCGAGGGCCCTTCATATTGTTACACAAATATAAGGCAGTTTGTACGGACCTGATGGTGTCTCCCTGAGGGTTCAGGTAGAGGCGTCTGTAGGCTTGAACGACAGCATCTTTAATGGCTGCGTCAGTTGACCAAACCAGAGGCAACATCTTCCTCACCCCGCTGACAGAGTTGGCAACGCTGAACTCGCACACTGTCACACAAAACTGCACAGCCTCCTGGACCACTAAAACCAAACACTTCAGTTGTCAAATGGGAGAatacttctttacatttaatgcACAGGTCTGAACAGGTTTGCACTTTGGTGAATATTGCTTTCTACCTGAAGTGGTTTTCCAGTAGAGCATGGTGTTAATGACAGAGATTGCTCTCTCCACTTGTAAGGCGAAGGTTTCTGTGTCTTTCAGGTACTGCACCAACATCTCCTGCTTCTTCAGCTCCCCatcctccccctccttctctccctctttctgcgGGGTTGGTGGTAAGTTCTGGCTGAGCTCAGAGGCATCCTCGTCAGAGCCTGAGGAACACATCAGGGACagtatgatgtaaaaaaaaaaaaaaaaagacccaacaaTTTTTCAAGTAACTCAATACTTCCTGCAGCTTCTGTACAGTAATTAAGTCAAATCGTTTACATTTACATGTGAAACACAGGAATAAGGATTATGCCATTAAATTCAATTTGCCTAGGCACACTCCAATACTGACAGACGGCATAAAAAGAGACCAGAGTCAGTCTATGTAgagttaaaaatacatttaaatcaatACATTGTAATATCAATACACTGAGTATTTGTGATAAATGTTTATAAAATGTGGAACAAGTTGCTCATTTCCTTCATGTAATGAATCCTCACACCTGCATATATTATGCATATAAGAGTGCATCTTAATGAATTGACACTGAAAGCAAATGCGAAATGAATTTTCTCTAATCAAGAGGCAACGCAAAGAAGTGAATCTTAAACCAATTCAAACTTGTTTCTATTAAAATTCACATCAGAGAGCACTTCTGATGAGTATCACTGGACAGAAGCGCGTCTGCACTCAGGTGAAGTGAGTGCAGCCTTTACCTTTGAATATCAGAGCCAGTGTTTGCATTAAAGTCTCAGTGGTGACAGTAGACAGAGATGCAAAAATCTCAGATTCAGGGAAGCAGCTGTGGGCTCTTATACAAAGGCGCACGGCATTCCTGCAGATGGAGAGATAAAATATTACATATCAGATTGTTGGCTAATTGACAGTATGTGAGAAAAAGTTCCTTTAGGTGGTGAGACTTGTGTCAACTTTTACCCAGGCCACCACCGGTGATTAGCATCACCTGTATTTGTTGACTCGGAGGTACTGAGCAACCTTCACTGCAGTTGCTCTGTCGCCTTCTGCCTCCTTGTCTTCCTCCACATCCCCGTCCTCCCCCTGCTCCTTCTCTGTTTCACTTGTGGGCTCCAGCTCCGTCCTGACAGTGACAAGCAGCTCAGGCTCCATGGCGGCCCACAGCTCAGAAGCTTTAATCACTGCCACtgcagggagggagaggggaaagaaaaatgaaattcaatggAGGATGATTCAGGTTAAAGCTGCAAAGAATGAAGAGGAACAACTGACAGGAAAAGATTAGAAATTAAACCAATTAGCAGCAGGACAGAACAGTAGGACGAATATTCttggtgttaaaaaaaatagattgtaATGTTGTGCCACCATACAAtcagtgttttctttgtgtACCACAGTATTCAGCTGGTATGCTGAACTGCCATGACGAATGCAGCATTCAAGTGCTGTTGGAAATTTACAAATACtgacatgttttattaaaaaaaaaaaaaatcgcccCCCGAGCATTTAGTATTCAGAATGGCATTTCGTAAGCACACTAGAAACCAGCAAgtgttaaaattctgaaaattgtACTGATGATCAGGACTTTAGTTGGTTTGAagtgaaaatattaataaattaattcatcATGTTGAGTTCTTCCAATGTATTTTTTCGATTCTTTGAGCACCAAAAGCCTAGTGCCACATAGTTCTATTCTAtctgagagaaggcagacatctctacagacAATATCTATCGGGTAGGCGGGGGAATATGCATCTTTGATTTGGGGgagaactgtccctttaattaaAAAGGTTGTGTGATATTACAAAAAGTTAGACAACTAAATTAGAGGACACACCTGGTCTGAAATGTTCAAATAAGTATTTGAATTCTGCCCTCAGATTACCAAAGAAACAACTCACAGCTGACTGAACATTGAAGAGAGCTGGGTGAGCTCCTTACCTcttacacatatacacagacgcacacacagacacacaacacactgtCAGCTTCATCCCTGTGATCACTCCAATGTAACTTTAAAGGAATAATTTGGGTGAGCCAAGTCACTGTAGGCAGGCCCTTACAGCAGAGCAGGAACGCTCCTCTGCACTGCCAAGATTACCTGCCAGTCAAGGCAAAGAGCAACCCAACTCTCATTCAGTCAGCTCGTATTCGCCTTGGTCTCATCATTGGGCAGAATGTCACCGGGCACTAAGTGAAAAAAACTCCAGGTTAATTCTCACCTGGTGCTTTTCCCTCCAGTTTCTCCTTCATCTCTCTGAGTTTAGCGGCCTCTTTCTCCAGCGGTTTCTTCAGGTCTGAACTGCTcagctgaaagaaaaacaatcctTTGAGATTGTGAactttaaagaagaaaaaggctGCTTAAGTCTAAATCATGCTTCCAATTACCTTGCAGCTATAGGGGTTGTGGGCGATGAAGGCTGCCAACAGCTGGATGGCGCTCTTCACCACATTTATTGATTTGTCCATCAGTCGACCCACAGCAAGCTCCATCACCTCGCTGTACTTGCACAGGGGCAGAgcctaaacacaaacacagtaattATTACCAAGTGAGATTTTAATGACATGcattaaatgacacattttaaatgcatgaaaacatACTTTGCTGTTGACGATGCGCGTGTAGACCTGCAGCACACGTGCCCTGACGTGGGAATGTGTGTCATGCAGATGTTCCTGCAGAGTATCAAAGAAGCGGTCGCGGTCGGCTTTACCGGACTCGTCGAGCCCGTCACCACACAGGACACGGATGAGGATCTCTCCCAGCACCTCACACACAGCGACACGCATTGTGTGGCTCTGGAAAACATCAGGAAATAAGTCTTCATATAATGCACTTCTTGtgtctgtaaaataagaatattcCAGTTCCTACAACAACCATTAACTCTTCAATGAGGATGTATGTATTTTGACATTTATTGGCAAATGCTGCAAGAATAATAATGGGAACAAGAACTCattgagcaaataaaaaaacaacatttgagtATAAAAACATTACTTTGTGTCATGATGAGTTTCTGAATGCTGCCCTCAGATTACCAAAGAAGCAACTCATTGCTAACTGAACAGCAAAGAGAGATGGGTAAACTCCTTgtcttttacacacacagacacacactctctcactctcacacacacacaaaacacactgtcAGCTTCATCCGAGTAATTACTCCGCTGTGACTGTAGAGGAATAATTTGGGTGAGCCAAGTCACTGTAGGCAGGCCCTTACAGCAGAGCAGGAACGCTCCTCTGCACTGCCAAGATTACCTGCCAGTCAAGGCAAAGAGCAACCCAACTCTCATTCAGTCGGCTCGTATTCGCCTTGGTCTCATCATTGGGCAGAATGTCACTCAGCATGAAAGGAAATTAACtcaagctgtgtgtgtgagggacaTTTTCCTGAGGATCCTTTGTGCTTTTCCTTAGATTTTTTGCATGAATAAGTTACCGCATTCGTTAAGCCCTTAATGAGATGATGCAACACTGTGCCATTATAATAGGCAAAACTTGTACCTGAGCATGAGAACTTGGCTAAATGAAATTGCGTAAATCCATAAGGACATTAGATTTTACTCGATTTGATAGTTATTTCATAGTAAATGCAGACTCAGACTTAGAGACCATCTAAAATTTTATTGGATGCTGTGAAGCACCCATCATGTGTAGCAGGTCTGACAAAGTGATTGTATATCCTGTGAAGCAGAAGACATTGCAGCGCTCCCTCACAGAAAACATGCACACTAAACTGACTTGCCATAGTGacagtaaattaaatgtatgtacCAAACAGCTCAGTCCTCCACCACACTGGCAAAACCACATTAACCTCTGCACAGAAAGTCTTAAAGGGCACGAAGAACAGTGATTGGATCTCCCAACTCAATTAAGCGGTGTGTGCACTCTCGGGCCTGAATGTCCACACAGAGTTTTATTCCGCGTGCCAGCAtagtgtttttaattgttccCACTGAGACAGTGCATATGCAGCTGTCTAGAGAAAAAGTGATGCACCTAATATCTTTTTTAGAGAGCTCTGAATTTTTTATGTGCCCGTTCTGAGCACTTTTCGGAAATGAGCTGTTGTTATCTCTGTCACTCCTTTTCAGGCAATCAGAAACAAAACCTGAGCACAGCGATTAATCAAAGAAGCATCTAATAATATTAAGGGTCACTCCTTCACATAAATCTTCATGCCAATTAAATGTTGCTGCGAGCTGCTGATATAAAAGACACTAGTTCTCCCCATTCAGGAGCTGTAAATTAATAATTCAATGTTAGCAGGATGAACATGTTCAAGTATGCAGTACCTCTCCTTCCAGGTGTGTGATGAGCACACTGATGTTGGGGATCATTGATTCAGGCACCAAGGCTCCAAGTTCCGCAATGAATGAAGAAAAAGCTTTGACCCCTGAGGCCTCTCTGGCAAGCTCCTCACTTGACCTCTGACCAATCTCCCTGAAGGAATGGAAACGCATTAGGTATGAACTTCCATCCAAACATGATCATTTGCAACCAAACACTCAAGATTTCCATCAACAGTTTTCAAAGGACTGCATGTCGGAAACTTTATATGCATATGGACCTTATCACTTCTCCTATGATCGCTCTGACTCCATATTCTGTACTCCACACAGACACGGCCTGGGCGAACACAGATGACAACTGCTCAAAGTGCTGCAGCAACTGGATCACCTTTACACTGGCACCTGTAAGATTTAAGAGTATAATTAAATGCAAAACGCATGTTAAATAAGAGGTTTCATGAAATGTTCTGTTTAGTCTTTATACAGTGTTCTTGAAACTGACAGGGTTGATATGCTCCCTCGGTAACAAATCGTATTCACAGGTTCAGCATGTGACTGCGAGACTAACCCAGGAGGTGGTTGTACTTCTTGATTAGCACCCCCAGAAGGTGGATTATACAATCTCTGGTGGGTTTGCTCTTCACATGACTGATAGTTGGGTTCTCAAGTAGTttgtagcagcagcaggtcaCACAGCTAAGAAAAGAAAGGGACAGAATAAAGCATTAAAAGTTGGTTCATATTGTGTTAAGATGAAACCTGCACAAAAATCAGGTTGAAGCCCAGATCAAATTCACCAGTTTACAGACAAGGTTCTGTTTCATTACAAAATCTTGCAGAACGGCAGTGTAATGGTCATTGACATGTTATAGTGCTAACATATGCCACAATGTTCCCATGTCCAGTGTTGCTTTCAGTCTACTTGGAACACCAGTTGTTGTTAACACCATCAATTTAAGCCCAGTGTACATGAATGGTCTGTGATAAAATGCTTTTGAGGACAGAAAGTGTGGATGGAGCCCGAGTCTGATACTGTACTCTTGCCACTGTCATCATAGTACCTGATAAACTCCTCCTCCACCAGTGAGAGGTTCCAGAGGGAACGGATATCCAACTGGAGGAGCTGGTGAAGGGCTTGTAGCACACGCTCTCTCTCAGAGTCCCACTGCAGTAGCCCTTCTCCGCcaccttttccttttttaccACCCTGTGCAAGACAGACATAGCCCAAATAAATTCAATCTGTTAAGAATGAGAGATCCTCAGAAAGTCCAACACAACTAATTATTAAAAATACCATACAATACACGCCCATCAGGTTACCAAAGACTGTAATTCATACTTGCCAGACCAACTTTATTGAGACTATAGCCTCTTGCCAGCTGATACATATACATTcatacaacaacacacacaaacaaaaacaaacatccacACATTGTTTGCCATCTCCTACCTGTCCCATCCCATTGCTCTTGGGGGGCAGAGTTTATAGAAGGTGACAAGTTAACTGTTGGTGGGCCCTTACAGCAGTGTAGTAAAACTCCACCACACTACCAAGATTACCCATCTAACAACCAGCTCGAGAGTACAATCTTTTGGTCTGACTAGATCATCAAACTTGCCATGATATCATCATGCGGGCATTTAAAAGGTTGAACACAGAACAGGTCACTGTCATAGCCATTACCAAAGCATTTCTtagttgtgtcttttataaccaTACCTTCCCAGGTGCTGTGACAATACACTGTCTATGGGAGGCACTCTCAAAGGTCTCTGTGAGTTTGCAGAGCAGGTAGACACTCATTTTAACAGCATTTAGTTTCTCTTTGCGCTCTGCAGGGGGAAAAGAGACGGAGACAAGAAGTGCCGGCAGCGTAGCAGCGAGGCCACTGAccactgaaagagaaaaaagtccaAACAACATGTGATCACCCAAGAATATTAAGGTTAGATTttgcaaatttaaaatgtataacttCTTTTAAAGTCTCACCTTGAACTAGTAAATCCAGAGTATCCTCTTTCACACCCAGTTCCACTGAGTTGCAGTGCctttaaagtaaaaacagttttgttcTCATTTGTCTCTTAATAGCAATAACTAGAACGAGCTACATGTGAATGATACTTACTGTAGCACACTGTAGCCTGTGTCGAAGTGGTCCAATATACACAAAGGGCCCTGGCTCCTTAATGCTGCCTTAAACTCTGTGTGAACAAGGGACAACATAACATTAGGTTaagtcacaaaaagacaacatCCCAGGGCCAGAGAGTATACAAGCTCACTACTTACTACTGATACAGGGTGGCAGTTGTTTTGGGGACACCACATCCTGGACGACATACTGGTTAATCCCCCCGGTCTTCACCAGGTCACCCACGCACACAGGCACCAAAAAGTCCCACGACATCCCTGCGacaagaacaaacaacaaaggCACATATCAGTTTACTTTGCAAATTTAGCGaaaaatgctacttgattcgCATTAAAAATAGATCAATATAGTTATTCTGAAGTCTGTGTTAGGATATTTGAACATCGCAACAACGACAACATGGCTAATATTTTAGCTATTTAGTTGCCAAAATATTTTAGCTCGTTGGAAACTAAAACAAGTTCGTTTTAGTAGGCTAGAAGTTAGTTATGACGCTTAAGTGCCAACTAATGCTagtggatatgacttttggttatGCCGTTTCATTTTGTGATTCTCGAAAAATACAAGTTATCGCAGAAACGACCGCTATAAAAACGATATGACAAATGCTAACAAAGCCTTAGACTGATTAGACAGTATGTATT contains:
- the ncapd2 gene encoding condensin complex subunit 1 isoform X1, whose protein sequence is MSWDFLVPVCVGDLVKTGGINQYVVQDVVSPKQLPPCISKFKAALRSQGPLCILDHFDTGYSVLQHCNSVELGVKEDTLDLLVQVVSGLAATLPALLVSVSFPPAERKEKLNAVKMSVYLLCKLTETFESASHRQCIVTAPGKGGKKGKGGGEGLLQWDSERERVLQALHQLLQLDIRSLWNLSLVEEEFISCVTCCCYKLLENPTISHVKSKPTRDCIIHLLGVLIKKYNHLLGASVKVIQLLQHFEQLSSVFAQAVSVWSTEYGVRAIIGEVIREIGQRSSEELAREASGVKAFSSFIAELGALVPESMIPNISVLITHLEGESHTMRVAVCEVLGEILIRVLCGDGLDESGKADRDRFFDTLQEHLHDTHSHVRARVLQVYTRIVNSKALPLCKYSEVMELAVGRLMDKSINVVKSAIQLLAAFIAHNPYSCKLSSSDLKKPLEKEAAKLREMKEKLEGKAPVAVIKASELWAAMEPELLVTVRTELEPTSETEKEQGEDGDVEEDKEAEGDRATAVKVAQYLRVNKYRNAVRLCIRAHSCFPESEIFASLSTVTTETLMQTLALIFKGSDEDASELSQNLPPTPQKEGEKEGEDGELKKQEMLVQYLKDTETFALQVERAISVINTMLYWKTTSVVQEAVQFCVTVCEFSVANSVSGVRKMLPLVWSTDAAIKDAVVQAYRRLYLNPQGDTIRMKAHTLVDSLSELMVDASLGTIQCLEEIVQEFFSSGSNLQSTVVQVLWERFTGKRETSGLHRRAAVLLLGMATRAEREVVLSNLDTLCSVALGEKVTEDFLLARDAVITICSITDHFRQSKGAPFRLPQEHQLFTCLTQAIAEGVVMEDPYWQSFMEQAVRLLYFLAESPDQLCSRLLQRCTRLLLDQIAEGGELNKDGGQMQDGSQESSEQGEQVNCVCLAQLLALCGCVAFWQVSHLERSVSAELRRRRRETEEREEKEKGPSSKAKQAANESAMEEELGLMGASAEDTEAELIRKICETELLAEENLLCAFLPLLVKVCSSPGRYSHPQLTTAACLALSQYMMISPSVCEENIRLMFTVLERSTLPVVRANAIIALGDLTVRFPNILEPWTQNLYARLSDEVPSVRQTAVTVLTQLVLKDVLKVKGQVSEVAVLLIDPEPHITSLALNFFNELASKDNAIYNLLPDIISRLSDPERGMSSEDFNTIMKQLFSYITKERQTESLVEKLCQRFRTAKTERQWCDLAMSLSLLSMCERGFKRLQECWECYSDKLTEPGVYQPLLSITAKLRRGAKVQFKAQVDEFEKRLTAVHTRGLENVESPEMDEENQKGGGSSEKTVMRTPLPSRGRTGSRRGQAKPSVSGRNDDSFVTPQKSRKSKKQVITFSSDEEEDEDAVMAESETPKVTTPIARKSRRTRLRN
- the ncapd2 gene encoding condensin complex subunit 1 isoform X2 is translated as MSWDFLVPVCVGDLVKTGGINQYVVQDVVCKLTETFESASHRQCIVTAPGKGGKKGKGGGEGLLQWDSERERVLQALHQLLQLDIRSLWNLSLVEEEFISCVTCCCYKLLENPTISHVKSKPTRDCIIHLLGVLIKKYNHLLGASVKVIQLLQHFEQLSSVFAQAVSVWSTEYGVRAIIGEVIREIGQRSSEELAREASGVKAFSSFIAELGALVPESMIPNISVLITHLEGESHTMRVAVCEVLGEILIRVLCGDGLDESGKADRDRFFDTLQEHLHDTHSHVRARVLQVYTRIVNSKALPLCKYSEVMELAVGRLMDKSINVVKSAIQLLAAFIAHNPYSCKLSSSDLKKPLEKEAAKLREMKEKLEGKAPVAVIKASELWAAMEPELLVTVRTELEPTSETEKEQGEDGDVEEDKEAEGDRATAVKVAQYLRVNKYRNAVRLCIRAHSCFPESEIFASLSTVTTETLMQTLALIFKGSDEDASELSQNLPPTPQKEGEKEGEDGELKKQEMLVQYLKDTETFALQVERAISVINTMLYWKTTSVVQEAVQFCVTVCEFSVANSVSGVRKMLPLVWSTDAAIKDAVVQAYRRLYLNPQGDTIRMKAHTLVDSLSELMVDASLGTIQCLEEIVQEFFSSGSNLQSTVVQVLWERFTGKRETSGLHRRAAVLLLGMATRAEREVVLSNLDTLCSVALGEKVTEDFLLARDAVITICSITDHFRQSKGAPFRLPQEHQLFTCLTQAIAEGVVMEDPYWQSFMEQAVRLLYFLAESPDQLCSRLLQRCTRLLLDQIAEGGELNKDGGQMQDGSQESSEQGEQVNCVCLAQLLALCGCVAFWQVSHLERSVSAELRRRRRETEEREEKEKGPSSKAKQAANESAMEEELGLMGASAEDTEAELIRKICETELLAEENLLCAFLPLLVKVCSSPGRYSHPQLTTAACLALSQYMMISPSVCEENIRLMFTVLERSTLPVVRANAIIALGDLTVRFPNILEPWTQNLYARLSDEVPSVRQTAVTVLTQLVLKDVLKVKGQVSEVAVLLIDPEPHITSLALNFFNELASKDNAIYNLLPDIISRLSDPERGMSSEDFNTIMKQLFSYITKERQTESLVEKLCQRFRTAKTERQWCDLAMSLSLLSMCERGFKRLQECWECYSDKLTEPGVYQPLLSITAKLRRGAKVQFKAQVDEFEKRLTAVHTRGLENVESPEMDEENQKGGGSSEKTVMRTPLPSRGRTGSRRGQAKPSVSGRNDDSFVTPQKSRKSKKQVITFSSDEEEDEDAVMAESETPKVTTPIARKSRRTRLRN